A section of the Sceloporus undulatus isolate JIND9_A2432 ecotype Alabama chromosome 3, SceUnd_v1.1, whole genome shotgun sequence genome encodes:
- the NPS gene encoding neuropeptide S has translation MCFSPLIRLNVILILWISTMQMWRCYPIVPSTLSGKSDYCLLLLNSCLTKADGSEELALLKPLLEKSYIKRSFRNGVGSGIKSTSFRRAKS, from the exons ATGTGCTTCTCCCCTCTCATCAGGCTAAATGTTATATTAATTTTATGGATTTCAACAATGCAAATGTGGAGGTGTTACCCTATTGTCCCTTCTACG TTGTCCGGGAAATCTGATTACTGTCTCCTCCTGCTGAATAGCTGCCTAACCAAAGCGGACGGATCTGAAGAACTGGCATTGTTAAAGCCTTTACTGGAGAAGTCTTATATTAAAAGGTCCTTTCGGAATGGGGTTGGATCAGGAATTAAAAGTACATCTTTTCGAAGAGCCAAGTCATGA